The Phormidium yuhuli AB48 DNA window AGCATCCAAGCCAACCCCTCAGAGATTCTCCCCCCCGGCCATAGCCGACTCCCTAGCGGCTATACTCCCCGGCCTGCTCTTTCTCCCCTGGCTCTCTCAACTCAGTCAACATCTACAACGCTCCGAAACCCGGTGGTTCCAACCGTTTGAACCCAGTTGGACAGATAATTTAGCCCCCATCGGACAAACCCTAGCCAGTTGGGTGGTGATGTGGGTAACCTTGCCCATCGAACAGCAACCCTGGGCGATCGCCATCCCCAGCGGACTCCTGATGCTGGGAATCACCGCCTGGCTGGCCTCAATGACCTGGCGGGGCGCTCAACGGCTATGGTCCGAGACATCCGGCCGTTTACCCCTACTGGTCTTTCTCCTCGTCACCCTTTGGACACTTCTGGGGTTTGCCATCATCGTCTATGGCTTAGGCAAAGATATCACCGTCGCCCCCCGCTATCACTTTGTCTATTATCCCAGCCTCTGTGCCTTAGTGGCTGCTGCCTTGAGCCGCCATGACTCCCCGAACGGTTCCCCGCTCGTCTTAGTCATCGGCTGTATCAGTAGCCTAGTGGTGGTTTCCGGTTGGGCCTTTGAGAAACCCTATCATCCCCGTCAAATTGCCCAACAGTTGGTGCGATCGCCCTCAATCCCCTTAGAAGTGGTTGTCGGCTATAAAAATAGTCAAGAAATCGCCCTCGGGTTAAGTTTCGCCCTAGAACTCCCCCCCAGCACTCACATGGCGTTCCTGACTCGTCAACAGGGGTATGACCCAACCTGGCAGCATCTGGCCCAACTTCCCCACTCCGCGTCAGTCCCCGAGTGGGATTTATGGGTCATTGCCCCGGGATTACGGGAAGCTGAATACCCGCCCCAGCTTCTGCGGGACGGCTTAGGCTGCGATCGCATCCCCGAAGATTACTACCGTCTCGGCATTCCCTACCAACGCTATCACTGTCAGCGGCCGGCAGTCTGATTAGAATGGAGGAGAGAGCCTAGGGCCTGCAACCGATTTAATTATGTTTGTACAAAAATCCTCCTATGAAAACGCGATCGCTCGCTATTGCGACACACCAGAGACCCTGGAGTTGCTGCGACAACATCGCCCCTACCTAGAGGCTATCCCCAGCCTACGGCGGCCAGACGATAGCCTCATCCTACTGCCCTTCCCCCTCGTGCGGTTACGGGAACCGCTGAGTCAACGGGGCTTGAGTGGCTTGGATATTCGTGCCGGAGAAACCGTCTGTTTGCCCTGCGAGTTAGGGATTATCATGTGTGAACCTGACTGGCAAGTGAAAGTCGGGATTGAGATTTTCATCCTCATCCACCGCCCCCAGGAAGACCTCTCGGATCTACTGCTACGCTGGCGACAAACCCAAGTCTTACTCGATCGCGGCTATGAATGGGTCATGCCCTATCGCTATCGTCACATTTACAGCGAGGCCGCCCAACGGGTGTTCCCTCTGTTCGTTCTCTTTGAAGAAACCCCCCTCCATATCAAACGCGGTTTAGAGGGCGCCTGTCTCCCCTATGTGGTGGAACCCAGTCCAGTGCAAGAATCGGCACTCGAAGAAGAACTCTTTTCCGTAGAAAACCCTATGTTATAGTCGGTCGGGGCGCTCCCATATTTCAGTGGCTGCGGCTCTTGCCTTTATGCTTTGTGCTATGCTAGGATAACAAAGCAAAAATTCCCTGCGGACGTGGCGGAATTGGTAGACGCGCTAGATTTAGGTTCTAGTACCGCAAGGTGTGAAGGTTCAAGTCCTTTCGTCCGCATTGCTATAATATAAAAAGATTCCCACAACGGGAATAACCCCCAACCCCGGCTTCCCCCAAGCCGGGGTTCCCTTATGGGGACTTAGTCCCTTGAGCCTCCCGTAGGGCGGCAATAATCTTGCTATTGGCTTTAGGGAAGGGAAACTCATCAAGTTCCTCTAACGTCACCCAGCGGATTTCTTGGGATTCGAGGGCTTGGGGTTCTCCCGACAGGTGTCGACAGTGATAGACATGGAGGGAGACTTTGAAGTGGCTATAGGCGTGGCTGACGGTAATCAGGTGCTCGCCGACCTCCACTTCAATGGCCAGTTCTTCTTGAATTTCGCGGCGAATACAGTCGGGATAGGATTCGCCGGCTTCGAGTTTACCGCCCGGGAACTCCCAGAGGCCGCCGAGTAACCCCTCCTCGGGACGGCGATCAATGAGGATTTGTTGGTGATCGTTCCAAATGACGGCGACACCAATTTGTTTGTGAGGGAGGGGTGAACGGGATTCAGTCATGGGAAAATCGCTTTGTGTATGGGTTTGATAGGCTTGACAATCATCCCGCCAGGGACAAAGGAGACAGGCGGGATTTTTCGGGGTGCAGCAAGTGGCCCCCAGGTCCATGATGGCTTGGTTGAAGTCTCGGGGGTTCTGAGGATCTAACACTTGACTGGAGAGATCCCAAAGGTGCGCTAAGGCTTTCGAGGGGGGAACGGGTAGGGCCACAAGTCGGGCCAGAACTCGCTTGACGTTACCATCCAAGAGAGGCTCAGCTTGGCCAAACGCAGCACTGAGAATGGCTCCAGCGGTACTGCGACCAATTCCGGGAAGAGCTAAAACCTCATCATAGGTTTGGGGAAATTTCCCGTGGTGGCGATCGCAAATCTCTTGAGCGCTGCGATGGAGATTGCGGGCCCGCGCATAGTAGCCTAATCCTTCCCAAGCTTTGAGAACCGTTTGTAAATCGGCTTGGGCCAAACATTGCACATCAGGGAACTGCTGCATCCACCGTTCAAAGTAGGGGAGAACGGTTTTAACTTGCGTCTGTTGCAACATCACTTCCGAAATCCAGATGCGGTAGGGGGTTGGCTCCTCGCGCCAGGGAAGCGATCGCCCCTGCTGACCATACCATTCTAGGAGCGATCGCCGCAGCCGTTGCCGTTGAGCCTGGCTGAATTGTTTTGATGTCACCTCCATTCGTCCATCATCTCGCTCACAAACTCTGTCATTTTAAAGGATATTGGCCCTGGCCTTGAGGTCGTACCCCTGGGGTCTCTAGCGCAATTTTTTTTCAAAAACTGTCTTCAAAGCTACAATTAGAGGACATTCACCGGCGTCAATTGTGTCAAGAAATGCTGACAAAATGAGCCGTAATGATGAAATAAATCCGACTGTAGTTATGACGCGCACAGGTGCAAATCCACCGATCAATAAAAAGCAATTTGAGCTAAAATATGCTTCAGGTATGCCATGGTTTCAAAGTGGTCGCCACAGCTTTCATGCCACAACTGAATAGTGTTTCTCCTCACCTACTATGATGCAACTCTATCCCGCCCCCGCTAAGCTTCAGTCTCTTACACCGCAACGAGTTCCTGGGAGATATTCTCATCCAGGTGCTCAGATTGAGAGCGATCGCGCCACCTTCCCAACCATCTATTCCAGCCTCTCACCCCAGGCCCTAATCTCCGAAGTTTTATCCTCCTATGACATTGATCGCGTCGTCTCCTGTCACTTTTGGAACCGGGGCTTGAGTGATGTCTATCTCGTGCAAACCATTACCCGCTCCTATATTTTGCGCGTCTCTCATCACCACTGGCGCAGTCGTTCCGATGTCTATTTTGAATTGGAATTTCTCGCATTTTGTCGCGATCGCTGTTTACCCGTCGCCTATCCCCTACAAACGATAGATAATCGCCTAGCCGTGGACATTAACGCCCCAGAAGGGGAGCGGTATGCAGCCCTATTCGCCTTTGCGGAAGGAGAAGTCCCCCTAGGGGATGTCAACCCCGACCAAAGTTACCTCCTTGGAGAAACCTTAGCCCGCATCCATGAAGCGGCCCATTTCTTTCGCAGTCGCTATCATCGCGAACCTCTCTCCTTAGACTATTTATTTGATCGCTCTCTGTACGCCCTGGCCCCCTTCTTCTCTGAGCGTCCTAGCGATCGCCACTATCTTGAGCAGGCCATCACCGAGAACAAGGCCCATCTACAAGCCCTCCCCCAAGCGGAACCCTACTGGACGATTTGTTGGGGAGACCCCCATAGTGGAAATGCTCATTTCACCCCCGATGGCCGCGTCACCCTCTTTGATTTTGACCAATGCGGCTATGGTTGGCGGGCCTTCGACGTCGCAAAATTCCTCCATATTGCCCTACGAACCGGCATTAGTCGCAAAATTCGCGATGCGTTCCTCCTCGGCTATGAGAGCGTGAGTTCCCTAGAACCCATCGAAACTGAGATGTTTCAACCCCTCACCCAAGCGGCCCATCTGTGGAGTTGGGCGATCGCCGTCAACAATGCCATGATGAATAACTACAGTCGTCTGGACCATAGTTATTTCAGTCAACGCCTCGAACAACTCAAACTGCTGCGTTCTCAGGACTGGGGACTGTTCTAAGGGCCAACTAACCGTTACGGATTCAAATTCCAGTTTTCATCCGCCCGTTGACGGGCCGCCACAAAATTATCATGAAGTCCCGGCCAATCGACGTCTGTAGCGGGACCATAGGCGACCCTACGCCCCCCTTGTAAATGCAACACCTGGGAGGCGAACTGACGCACCTGATCCAATTGATGGTTCGCCATAACCACAATCAGCGATCGCTCCTCAGTTAGATGGTTGAGGAGGTTGATTAATATCTCTCCCCGGCCCACATCCAGGGCCGACGTGGGTTCATCGAGTAACAGAACTTGGGGTTGCGTCGCCAAGGCCCGGGCGATGGCTACCCATTGGCGTTGACCCAGGGATAATTGTAATTCAGTTTTTGGCAACCAATCCGAGGGAATTTTGAGGCGATCGCACCACTCATCCAGACGGTGCTGAATCTCCGCCGTTCCCACACCCCGTAACGTGAGGGGATAGGCGATCGCCTCATGAACCGTCATCCCTAATAACGTGGACTCCTGGGGAACCAAAACAATCTCACGGCGGACTTCCAAACTGGGAATTTCCGTCAAGGGGCGATCGCGCCACAAAATTCTCCCCGCCGTTGGATCCTGTAAGCGATTCAACAGGCGCAATAACAGAGATTTTCCCGCCCCCGAAATTCCCACCACCCCCAGGCGATCGCCCCAGGTTAACCTTAGGGAAATGTCCTCCAGTAGCATCAAACGCCCCGAAGCCGTCATCAGGGAAACGCGATCGAGGGTTAAAGACATAGCAAATCCAGATACAATCAAGCCAACGTGGAGCCAACCTCTCAATCATGCCATGACCGCTGACCCCTTACCCAGTCTCTCCATTCTCGGTAGTCCCGTTCATCTGCATCCCAATTATTGCCAATGGCTGCGATCGCAACTGGATCAGCAGCGGGGCCTGCATGTGGTCACCCTCAACGCTGAAATGACCATGCAAGCCCAAGATAACCCCCAACTGGCCCAGGTGATTCAGCAGGCGGACTTAGTCATCCCCGACGGGGCCGGTGTTGTCTTATATCTCAAACTCCTCGGCCAACGCTGTACCCGCCAGCCCGGAATTGAACTAGCCCAACAACTCCTCTCCCAACTTTCTCCCCAAGAAACGGTTTTCTGCTACGGGGGGAAGCCCGACGTGATCCAACGGGCCGCCCAGAACCTGCGCCAGCACTACCCTCACCTCAACCTCAGCGGTGTCTATCACGGCTATCTCAGCCCCGAGGAACAGCAACACCTCCTGCAAGACGTACAACAGCAACAGCCCGCTGTGATTCTCGTCGGCTTAGGAGTTCCCAGACAAGAACTCTGGATTCAACAGCATCGCCATCACTGTCCTCGGGCGATCTGGATTGGCGTGGGGGGAAGTTTTGACATCTGGGGAGGCGTGAAACCCCGGGCCCCCCGATGGATGGGAGATAATCATTTAGAATGGGCCTATCGGCTGTATCAAGAACCCTGGCGCTGGCGCAGAATGTTGGCTCTGCCTAAATTTGCTTTCAAAGCCCTCCTAGAGATTATCATAGGCAAGAGGCAGGGCAAACCGGACAAAAACGTCAGAAGAACTCCTAAATAAGTTTGACTTGAGCCTAGGTTGACGGGTGCTTTAAACCCTTCATCCGGGACGTCTTGTTCAATTTTTTGTGTCTCTAGATCTTGATATCTTTGCCCGAACTTGTCTTGCTTAGAATAACTATCTAGGAGTGATGTGCTGTTGTGAAACTCGGTGATTGGATTGCTGTTATTTGCTTTGTTATTGCCCTCGTGATTATTTGGGAGTTTCGCGAAGCCCTCCTATTAGTCATGGGTGCAGTGGTCTTGTCAATCGCCCTGAATAGCTTAGTGCGACTTCTGCAAACGTGGGGCGATCGCCTCAATATGAGGCTTTCGCGAGGCATGGCGGTGTTCCTAGCTATTGTTCTAGTGGGGCTATTTGGGACTTTATTTTTTGCCCTCGTCGCTCCTCCCTTTATTAACCAGTTCCAACAGCTTATTGAGCTGGCTCCCATTGGCTTTCAACGCTTTCTGAACTGGCTGGATAAAATCCGAATTTCACCCCCGGTTTGGCTCAATTTAGAACAACTGCAACTGCCCAATTTTTCCGAATTAGCACAACAGGTCGGGCCCCTAGCTCAGAATGTCATCGAGAACTTCTTCACCTTCTTCTCTAATTCCCTAGCGGTGCTCGTGAAGCTACTATTTGTGTTGGTGTTGACGGTGATGTTTCTCGTTGACCCCACTTCCTACCGCAAGCTGCTGATTCGGCTGTTCCCCTCCTTTTACCGACGGCGTGCTGATAGCATTCTCAGCCTCTGTGAAGAAGTTCTACTGGGGTGGATGGGGGGAATTGTCATTAACTCTCTCTTTGTGGCAATCCTGAGTGCCATTGGCTTAGGAGTCCTGCAAGTTCGCTTTGTCTTCGCCCATGCCCTGTTAGCAGGAGTGTTTAACTTCGTCCCCAATATCGGCCCGATGTTAAGTGTCATCTTTCCCATCTCGGTGGCCCTATTGGACAGCCCCTTGAAAGCCTTAGGAGTCCTCATCTTATACCTGGTCATCCAAAATGTGGAAAGTTACTGGTTTAGCCCCATGGTGATGCGGAAACAGATTTCCCTGTTACCAGCCGTCACCTTGACCGCTCAAATCTTCTTTGCCACGTTTTTGGGCTTATTGGGGCTAATTTTGGCGTTACCCTTAGCCGTCGTCACAAAAACTTGGTTAGAAGAGGCTTTTTTCAAAGATTTTCTCGATCGTTGGGGAGGAAATCCCCGTCGTCAAATCTCCCAGCAAATGGTTACCCTTGAAGAAGCGCAACTTTCCCCGGGTCATGGAGAGATGGTAACCGAGGGGATGTCCGATCCCTGGGAGAGTTAATGGGGAGGATTAATCGTGATCTTGACTTGACAGTTGAGCAGGGAGTGGTCTTAATTATTGGTTAAGTATTAATTCGGTTCGCACATGATACCGGGGAAACAAGAGCGTATGCAACTCCTAAAAACACGGATTCTGTTAGGGTTGGCCACCCTAAGCTTGGGGGGGGTCATCACCCCGGAGGCGATCGCCCACAGTCACAACCAAGAGAACAGCACCTCTGAAATGGCCGCCGTCTTTGAACAGGCCGAAGTCGATTCCGGTCAATTCATTCCCATTGCGGCCCCCATTGGGCGAACCAACGGCTATCAACTCCTGATTGTGGAACAGCGTTCCAATAGCCGCGCCTGTTGGCAGGAACAAGGCAGCAATCCCACCCGAGTCGATCCGTTGCTGCTAGAATTTGACTTTACCGGGATTTGTGGCCGCAGCACCGATAGTAATGGCTACTCCATCCGCGCTGGAGGGGAACATTTAGGCTTACGCTACAGCCTCCAGGTTAGACGGCGAGAAGGAGAATTAGTCTTAATGGGCATTCCCATGGGCGATCGCACCCTTCCTCGCTTGACCATTGGACGGACACGGGGGGCGGCTGATGGGGAGTTTTATCGCCTTCACCTCGATCCCGGTTGGCGCCTGACTCGTCGCAGCTACCAAGGACGAGTCTTGGGTCATATCTATTTAACCCATGATGCACCCGTGAACCAAATCGCCAATCAAAGCCCCTCCTATCCCAGTGATTCAGGTCAAGAGCCTGCCCCCAGAGTGCAGGCGCCACCTGGACTGGGCCTTACCTCACCCGAGTCCCATGATGCCAACTCTTCTGTCGTCACTCCCGACACGATTGAGTTTGGTGAAGATATCCGGATGATGTCCCCGGACAATTACACCCCTGTCCCCGGCAATAACCCACCGAGTCTGGCTCCTGGGGAGGCGATGGAGGAGAGCCTACTCTATGATGAAGTGGAGGCACAACCCTTCGCCTCCCCAATTCCCCGGCGACAATTCCCCGACTCACCCCTGCCAGCGTTCCAAGACGAGAGTTGAAGTAAGAGGTCGATTAGGGATTGACAAAAAATAATTATCGTGCTATCAACCCTTGGGTTGACCTGAGCGTTGTCGCACCTGTCGTTGCAACTGTTGGAAATCTCGCTCCACTTCTTGGCGGAGACTGCGGTTATAAGGGTCGGTGCGCAACGCTTTTTTAAGATAAATGTGGGCTTTAGGAAACTCCCCGCACTCCATAGCGTGACGGGCCACGCGCTGATAGGTCACCGCCTGCCATTGGCGCACCTCTAAATCAACCGCCAGTCGTTGCGATAACCCTTCCACTAGGGCGATCGCATAGGCAAACTTCCCCTGACTGAGCAGTCGTTGCAGACGATAGTAGGCCTGGCACTTCAACTGACATTCGAGGGGAGACAGTTGGGGATGATGGCGGAACGGTGAAGCCGGTTGAGGGGGAGGCGAGGGAGGAGTTGAGGTATTGGCCGGTGGGGCCGTTGTGGGGACGGGCCCCTGGGGGGTCACCGGCTGGGCCGGAACCGCCTCCAACAGCACCTGATAGGCGTGATGCAGGCGCACAAAGGGGTCATGGGGAAGTCCAGGATTGAGATCCGGATGTAACCGCCGTGCCAAGCGTCGATAAGAGGTTTTCACCTCAGCTAAACTGGCCTGAGGGGTTAATCCTAAGAGGCGATAACAATCCAGTAACTCCATGGACGCTCAATACAAGGGCAAAAAAAAGGACTCCCCCCGGATTGTAGCCGAGAGAAGTCCCCTTTAACCAATTAAACCGGCTTTCCTTCCAAGACGCGATCAATCAGTCCATATTCCTTCGCCTCTTCGGCGGAGAGGAAGAAATCGCGATCCATATCCTTCTCAATTTTCTCAATCGGCTGTTTGGTGTTCGCCGCATAAATCTCATTCAACTGATGGCGAATCCGCAGAATCTCCTTCGCCTCAATTTGAATATCACTGGCTTGGCCACGGGTTCCCCCCGAGGGTTGGTGAATCATAATCCGGGAATGGGGCAGTGCCAGACGCTTACCCGGGGTTCCAGCCGCCAGGAGAAAAGACCCCATCGAAGCCGCTAAGCCCACGCAAATGGTCACCACATCAGCTTTAATGTGCTGCATGGTGTCATAGATAGCCATCCCCGAACTGACCACCCCACCGGGAGAATTGATATAGACCATGATGTCTTTATCCGGGTCTTCTGAGGCCAAATACAGCATCACGGCAATCACTTGATTGGCCAGTTCATCGTCAATATCCCGGCCGATGAAGATAATCCGCTCGCGATAGAGGCGGTTGTAGATATCAATCCACTGGGTATAGGTATCCCCAGGCATTTGATACGGAACTTTAGGCACGCCAATAGGCATAACGCGAAATTCTCCCTTAAAACAATAAAGATAGTCAAGCGCCCCCAAGGGGCAACAGATGGATAACAGTGGCTGGATAACCGTGGCGTTCTAGGTTAAGAGACGCCCGCCAGTTGTTGGCTATGTTTGTCCCCTTTCTCACTCACCAGAACTCGGTCAATTAGACCATAGTCCTTAGCTTGTTCTGGCGTCATGTAGAACAAGCGATCCATATCCTTACCGATTTTCTCAACGGAATGACCGGTATTCTGAGCAAAAATTTCCAACATGGTCGCTTTGTTGGCCAGAACTTCCTTCGCCCGAATTTGAATATCGGTGGCTTGTCCTTGGGCAAAGCTTTTAGGCTGTTGCAAAATAATCGAGGCATGGGGCAGACTGGCACGACAGCCGGGAGTCCCCGCCGACAAGAGCATAGCCGCCATGCCCATTGCCGTTCCTAAACAAATGGTGTGAACCGGCGGCCTGATATAGTTGAGGGTATCGCAAATGGCAAAGGCTTCCGTCTCAAAGCCAACGGGGTCGCCGCCATAGTTAGAGGTTCCCGTGGAGTTGATATAGATTTTAATGGGTTTGTCCGGGTCGTCGTACTGTAAGTAGAGCAGTTGGGCAATAATCAACTCCGTCACTTGGGCAACCAAAGGCATCCCCAAATAGACGATTCGCTCTTTGAGTAGGAGGGAGGGCAAATCTGGGGGAGGGGTGCGATTGGGGGAACTGCCGTAATAGGGAGATTGGACCGCTTGAATCGGTAGGTTCATAGGATACTTCCGAGGCTCGATAACGATAGCTGTAATGAGACGGCTGGCTTGGACTTGCTTAGACTCGCTCTTGATGCCGCGATTCAGCCTTTTATATATCTTAACGTCTTTGGGGAATGGACTTGGGGGATGAGGGGAGGGATTCCCCTCGGGCGATCGCCCCCAAGTCTCGCCACTTAGGGTAGTTCCACGGAGGTGGGTTTGGCGATATGGGGCAATCCCCAGCCCAGTTTTTCCCGCAAGACTCGGAAAAACTCCGTCGGACGCAGACGCAGAAAACGGGCGCTATAGTCAGATTTTTCAATGACGACGTGATCGTCGGGTAAGACATAACAACCGGCATTGCCATCTACCACCATCATCATCCGTTCCCGGGTCGCCGGCAACACCTGTACCGGTTCCGTATCCGAGAAAATCAAGGCCCGGGAGGCGAGGGAGTGGGGACAAATGGGCACTAACTGAAGCACTTGGACGTTAGGGGTAATCACGGGGCCGCCGGAGGAGAGAGCATAGGCCGTTGAACCGGTGGGAGTGGAGACAATCACCCCATCAGCGGCAATATCGACGGGGGAATGCTGTCCTACCATCACCTCAAAGTGACACATACTGGTGAGAGGTTCTCGATGCAAGACCATCTCATTGAGACAGAGGGCTTCCCAGAGAACCGTTCCTTCTCGCAAGACACGCACAGTGACCATGGTGCGTTCTTCGATACGACAGTTTCCCTGAAAGACGGCCTCTAGGGCACTGTCGAGTTGACTGATATAGGTTTCCGTCAGAAACCCCATATGTCCTGTGTTGACCGTTAATAGGGGAATCCCCAGGGGGGCCACCTGACGGAAGGCGGCTAAGACGGTTCCATCGCCCCCGAGGACGATGCCAAAGTCAACATCTGGGTCAAAGCCAGGGGGAACTAAGCCATGAATCGGGGTGTGACAAACGGGACTATCAGGTTTGGAGTGACCTAGAATGCCTCCCATGCCCGTTGTAACCCGCACCTGGCATCCCCGGGCGGTCAGATCCTGTTCGAGTTGCGTTTTAATGCGACAGGCAGCGGGTTTAATTTCGTTGTAGATAATGCCAACTTTCGGCACGCTCGGAGTTTACCTCTTGGGTTGTACGTTGAACAATCTGTTGAGGGATGGCGATGATCCCAGAGTATCTTCTCATGAATGTTCCCTAGGACAAGGGTGTAATTGAGGTTTTTGGGGGTCTAATCCGAGGATTTGAAGGGCGATCGCTGCCGTTTCTTGCGTGCTTTGGTTTTTTCTTGTTCGTACTCAATTTCTTTGAGTTTCTTCATAATGCGACTGTGGTACTCTTGCAGGTAAGCTTCCAGAGTCGTCATTTCGTTGGGGTTGATGTCAAAGACGGGATAGACGTCATCCATCTCGGCGGTGAGGGGATTTCCGGAGGCCAAGACTTCGGCAAAATCGAGGCGATCGGCAACGTTCCAGCCCCATTGAAAGAAGCGGGCTGCCCGGCGTACGGTTCGTAATAATCCCAGAGGGGCGCGGGTGATGCGGGCGTTGCGGCCAGAAAGACGTTCGCAGAGTTGGATGATGTCTTCGGCACTCCAGGCCCGAGTTCCCACCACAGGATAGGTTTGATTGGCGGTTTCAGGAATGCTGAGGGCCTTCACGGCAAATTTGGCGATGTCCTGGGTGTTGGCGTAGGCG harbors:
- a CDS encoding DUF3747 domain-containing protein; the encoded protein is MQLLKTRILLGLATLSLGGVITPEAIAHSHNQENSTSEMAAVFEQAEVDSGQFIPIAAPIGRTNGYQLLIVEQRSNSRACWQEQGSNPTRVDPLLLEFDFTGICGRSTDSNGYSIRAGGEHLGLRYSLQVRRREGELVLMGIPMGDRTLPRLTIGRTRGAADGEFYRLHLDPGWRLTRRSYQGRVLGHIYLTHDAPVNQIANQSPSYPSDSGQEPAPRVQAPPGLGLTSPESHDANSSVVTPDTIEFGEDIRMMSPDNYTPVPGNNPPSLAPGEAMEESLLYDEVEAQPFASPIPRRQFPDSPLPAFQDES
- a CDS encoding phosphotransferase, which produces MMQLYPAPAKLQSLTPQRVPGRYSHPGAQIESDRATFPTIYSSLSPQALISEVLSSYDIDRVVSCHFWNRGLSDVYLVQTITRSYILRVSHHHWRSRSDVYFELEFLAFCRDRCLPVAYPLQTIDNRLAVDINAPEGERYAALFAFAEGEVPLGDVNPDQSYLLGETLARIHEAAHFFRSRYHREPLSLDYLFDRSLYALAPFFSERPSDRHYLEQAITENKAHLQALPQAEPYWTICWGDPHSGNAHFTPDGRVTLFDFDQCGYGWRAFDVAKFLHIALRTGISRKIRDAFLLGYESVSSLEPIETEMFQPLTQAAHLWSWAIAVNNAMMNNYSRLDHSYFSQRLEQLKLLRSQDWGLF
- a CDS encoding glycosyltransferase family 39 protein, which translates into the protein MKPVRVNPQLLLLLLGGTLIRLLTLGDKALWLDEVLTAIFSLGREMADIPQGHFFPLSDLPTSLSLNPEASCRDIATTLARESTHPPLFFCWLQQWLRLLAPLDLSLADQLRSLPALLGVALIAAMYWLNRLALSPQIGLLTAGLVALSPFAVYLSQEARHYTLPLVLISLSLGALLSGLRCRLGDRPPPMGTRPLWVICHTIGLYSHYFMAIAYLAQIATYLTLHLGWTRLNGNPASKPTPQRFSPPAIADSLAAILPGLLFLPWLSQLSQHLQRSETRWFQPFEPSWTDNLAPIGQTLASWVVMWVTLPIEQQPWAIAIPSGLLMLGITAWLASMTWRGAQRLWSETSGRLPLLVFLLVTLWTLLGFAIIVYGLGKDITVAPRYHFVYYPSLCALVAAALSRHDSPNGSPLVLVIGCISSLVVVSGWAFEKPYHPRQIAQQLVRSPSIPLEVVVGYKNSQEIALGLSFALELPPSTHMAFLTRQQGYDPTWQHLAQLPHSASVPEWDLWVIAPGLREAEYPPQLLRDGLGCDRIPEDYYRLGIPYQRYHCQRPAV
- a CDS encoding J domain-containing protein — encoded protein: MELLDCYRLLGLTPQASLAEVKTSYRRLARRLHPDLNPGLPHDPFVRLHHAYQVLLEAVPAQPVTPQGPVPTTAPPANTSTPPSPPPQPASPFRHHPQLSPLECQLKCQAYYRLQRLLSQGKFAYAIALVEGLSQRLAVDLEVRQWQAVTYQRVARHAMECGEFPKAHIYLKKALRTDPYNRSLRQEVERDFQQLQRQVRQRSGQPKG
- a CDS encoding ATP-dependent Clp protease proteolytic subunit; the encoded protein is MNLPIQAVQSPYYGSSPNRTPPPDLPSLLLKERIVYLGMPLVAQVTELIIAQLLYLQYDDPDKPIKIYINSTGTSNYGGDPVGFETEAFAICDTLNYIRPPVHTICLGTAMGMAAMLLSAGTPGCRASLPHASIILQQPKSFAQGQATDIQIRAKEVLANKATMLEIFAQNTGHSVEKIGKDMDRLFYMTPEQAKDYGLIDRVLVSEKGDKHSQQLAGVS
- a CDS encoding AI-2E family transporter; amino-acid sequence: MKLGDWIAVICFVIALVIIWEFREALLLVMGAVVLSIALNSLVRLLQTWGDRLNMRLSRGMAVFLAIVLVGLFGTLFFALVAPPFINQFQQLIELAPIGFQRFLNWLDKIRISPPVWLNLEQLQLPNFSELAQQVGPLAQNVIENFFTFFSNSLAVLVKLLFVLVLTVMFLVDPTSYRKLLIRLFPSFYRRRADSILSLCEEVLLGWMGGIVINSLFVAILSAIGLGVLQVRFVFAHALLAGVFNFVPNIGPMLSVIFPISVALLDSPLKALGVLILYLVIQNVESYWFSPMVMRKQISLLPAVTLTAQIFFATFLGLLGLILALPLAVVTKTWLEEAFFKDFLDRWGGNPRRQISQQMVTLEEAQLSPGHGEMVTEGMSDPWES
- a CDS encoding ABC transporter ATP-binding protein; protein product: MSLTLDRVSLMTASGRLMLLEDISLRLTWGDRLGVVGISGAGKSLLLRLLNRLQDPTAGRILWRDRPLTEIPSLEVRREIVLVPQESTLLGMTVHEAIAYPLTLRGVGTAEIQHRLDEWCDRLKIPSDWLPKTELQLSLGQRQWVAIARALATQPQVLLLDEPTSALDVGRGEILINLLNHLTEERSLIVVMANHQLDQVRQFASQVLHLQGGRRVAYGPATDVDWPGLHDNFVAARQRADENWNLNP
- a CDS encoding WecB/TagA/CpsF family glycosyltransferase, whose translation is MTADPLPSLSILGSPVHLHPNYCQWLRSQLDQQRGLHVVTLNAEMTMQAQDNPQLAQVIQQADLVIPDGAGVVLYLKLLGQRCTRQPGIELAQQLLSQLSPQETVFCYGGKPDVIQRAAQNLRQHYPHLNLSGVYHGYLSPEEQQHLLQDVQQQQPAVILVGLGVPRQELWIQQHRHHCPRAIWIGVGGSFDIWGGVKPRAPRWMGDNHLEWAYRLYQEPWRWRRMLALPKFAFKALLEIIIGKRQGKPDKNVRRTPK
- a CDS encoding ATP-dependent Clp protease proteolytic subunit, encoding MPIGVPKVPYQMPGDTYTQWIDIYNRLYRERIIFIGRDIDDELANQVIAVMLYLASEDPDKDIMVYINSPGGVVSSGMAIYDTMQHIKADVVTICVGLAASMGSFLLAAGTPGKRLALPHSRIMIHQPSGGTRGQASDIQIEAKEILRIRHQLNEIYAANTKQPIEKIEKDMDRDFFLSAEEAKEYGLIDRVLEGKPV
- the mutY gene encoding A/G-specific adenine glycosylase; this translates as MTSKQFSQAQRQRLRRSLLEWYGQQGRSLPWREEPTPYRIWISEVMLQQTQVKTVLPYFERWMQQFPDVQCLAQADLQTVLKAWEGLGYYARARNLHRSAQEICDRHHGKFPQTYDEVLALPGIGRSTAGAILSAAFGQAEPLLDGNVKRVLARLVALPVPPSKALAHLWDLSSQVLDPQNPRDFNQAIMDLGATCCTPKNPACLLCPWRDDCQAYQTHTQSDFPMTESRSPLPHKQIGVAVIWNDHQQILIDRRPEEGLLGGLWEFPGGKLEAGESYPDCIRREIQEELAIEVEVGEHLITVSHAYSHFKVSLHVYHCRHLSGEPQALESQEIRWVTLEELDEFPFPKANSKIIAALREAQGTKSP